The proteins below are encoded in one region of Belonocnema kinseyi isolate 2016_QV_RU_SX_M_011 chromosome 1, B_treatae_v1, whole genome shotgun sequence:
- the LOC117170946 gene encoding uncharacterized protein LOC117170946 → MSVRGTVPYLQGYDVMAREELRSKRPFKIWDSWRNVRKGLVVSNFEELIHRGKEKLGVPQNESVSLVLESDGTQVEDGEYFKTLANNTILLLLRHGERWCPTGVDIIRAAISAIPKIVCETIHALELHDETPSWKIMDNKGRVTVVLHWDQRSSSSSQVQQSKSQDAQSSKFSPTKKVDLSSSQRPSLVIQTSLDKINYGKSVHPVELGPRYSSPQITVINHDDMVQKSFTSPSNSSYGPAIVPGSISSSHMHGRLVKQGTNSFESTTIHIHTPECSNHIHQPVTRNGSPVNGADGGPSGECDFHCCALHEEGRRIAVHKSVATSPIQDAQHIHHHLQQQTQTQTPSPQPPSSLSDGTRRSMGKGHVRFRDTADEESGRNAASGPFHVHHHHRNHHQEAHDSSESETENTIMEDEIVTSEKFLLLIDQLTVDQKHHLSIKDIGIILERLSSKILDVERLDRESESEECYNWTIKAIIRGDVLRELGVIYNGNYYAISEHPGYKEESEENNEDNEEEEEDRL, encoded by the exons ATGAGCGTTCGTGGGACGGTCCCTTACCTGCAGGGATATGACGTAATGGCAAGAGAG GAGCTACGAAGCAAGAGACCTTTTAAGATATGGGACAGCTGGCGTAACGTAAGAAAAGGACTAGTTGTTAGCAATTTTGAGGAACTAATACATCGAG ggaaGGAAAAGTTGGGTGTGCCACAGAACGAAAGTGTATCGTTGGTGCTCGAATCTGACGGGACGCAAGTTGAGGACGGAGAATATTTCAAGACCTTAGCGAACAACACAATTCTACTTTTATTACGGCATGGCGAACGCTGGTGTCCCACTGGCGTTGACATCATACGTGCCG CAATTTCAGCGATCCCGAAAATAGTTTGCGAGACCATCCATGCGTTGGAGTTGCATGATGAGACGCCATCGTGGAAGATTATGGACAATAAGGGACGAGTCACAGTGGTGCTGCACTGGGATCAACGATCGTCGTCGTCGTCGCAGGTGCAGCAGTCGAAGAGTCAGGACGCCCAAAGCTCCAAGTTCTCTCCGACAAAGAAGGTCGACTTGAGCTCCTCGCAGCGTCCTTCTTTGGTCATTCAGACGAGTCTCGACAAGATCAACTACGGCAAGTCGGTTCACCCCGTGGAACTTGGTCCTCGCTACAGCAGCCCGCAAATCACTGTGATAAATCATGATGACATGGTACAGAAGAGTTTTACTAGTCCGAGTAATAGTTCCTACGGGCCCGCCATCGTTCCCGGCTCGATATCGTCTTCACACATGCACGGGCGGCTCGTGAAGCAAGGCACAAACTCCTTCGAAAGCACCACCATTCATATCCACACGCCCGAGTGTTCCAACCACATTCATCAACCTGTCACCCGGAACGGTAGTCCGGTCAACGGGGCAGATGGTGGTCCATCTGGCGAGTGCGACTTCCACTGTTGCGCTCTTCATGAGGAGGGACGTAGAATCGCAGTTCACAAGTCGGTTGCGACTTCCCCGATCCAAGATGCTCAACACATACATCACCATTTGCAGCAGCAGACCCAGACTCAAACTCCATCGCCACAGCCTCCATCCTCTCTATCAGACGGCACTAGACGATCCATGGGAAAAGGACACGTGAGATTCAGAGACACGGCAGATGAGGAATCGGGTCGCAATGCGGCCTCCGGACCCTTTCATGTTCATCACCATCACCGAAATCATCATCAAGAGGCGCACGATAGCTCCGAGTCTGAAACGGAGAACACGATCATGGAGGACGAGATCGTCACTTCGGAGAAGTTTCTTCTTCTGATCGACCAGCTCACCGTGGACCAGAAGCATCATCTTAGTATCAAGGACATCGGGATCATCCTCGAGAGACTCAGCTCAAAGATCCTAGACGTGGAGCGACTGGACAGGGAAAGCGAGAGCGAGGAATGTTACAACTGGACGATCAAAGCGATCATTCGTGGAGATGTCCTTCGCGAATTAGGAGTTATTTACAACGGGAATTACTACGCTATTTCGGAACATCCCGGGTATAAGGAAGAGTCCGAAGAAAATAACGAGGATAATGAGGAAGAGGAAGAAGACAGACTTTAA